The genomic stretch TTGGGAGATGGCCGCAGCCGGGCCGCGTAAGTGCGATGGCTGGAGCCGGCCTGTAGCGTAGCCCAGTGGCGTGGCCGTCCTGCCGTAGCGTAGCTGCTCGACTCCTGCTCACCAGCGAGTAGAAGACCTGGCCTTGTCCCTACGCTGGTGGCTGTGCCGTGCTGTGGCACCGGTGTGATGGCCAACGCGGTGCTAACGTGGCGGGGTGCTGCCGTGACTCATTGGTGTGGTGCTGGTGTGGCATTGGTAGAGTGATGGGGTGATGCTGGTGTGACATCGGGATGGCAACGGTGTGACTGGGGTGACACTGATGTCACACCAGTGTGGCACGTTGACATGATGTTGGTGTGACATTGATGTGACTCTGGTGCTGCCCTCTGCAGACTGGTGGCGGGGCTGTCGCTCTCTCACCGCTGTGGCCCCCCATCTCGCCGTGCTGATAGAGCCACTGGCACCACGGCTGGGTCCCCCCAGCTGGATGGAGCAGCAGTGCACCAAGCAGAGCCCATTCCTGCCCCAGAGGTCACAGCAGCTTCGGTGCCTCCTGACATGTCGTTGTCCCCTCCCCAGAACATGCTGCGGCGTCAAGAGGAGCTGGAGAACGGCACCGCTTGGTCCATCTCCTCTGAGTCGTCAGATGACTCCTCCAGCCCCCAGCTGTCCAGCAGCACTCGCCACGCCGCCCACAAGCCCATCGTGCAGCCCGAGGTGCAGGCCTCGGCCCCCGCCATCGAGATCTCCttctcacagcagcaggaggagactGGGGCTGGCGGTGGCATCCCCAGCGGGACAGATCTGCCCGGGCCCCCAGaggagcagaacagctgcaagAAGGATGCGGTGGCCAACGGGCACGTGCCCTACACCCGGACTCTCAGCCACATCAGCGAAGCCAGCGTGGACGTGAGCATGGAGGCCAAGGCCATGGAGAGCCCTTGGGAACCCTCTCCCAGCCTGGAGGAACACGATGCGGGCAAGATGGACGATGACTCCCTCCCTGGTGCCTCGAATTCGGTGCCAGCGGCCTGGGCAGGGCAGGACAGTGGCCCCGAGGCCAAACCACGTGCCATGGTGGCATGGGCTGAAACATGTGAGGTGGAGGCTGAGCCGGCGGCGAGCCCAGCACCAGCGCAGGACGTTTGTGGAAGCGAGGCCCCCACGCCGGACGTGCTGTTGGCACCGGCCCCCACACAGGAGGggcctgccccagccccacacctggCCACCAGCCCCCCAGTGGCCCCACGGGTGAAGGCCGTGGACTCGGGGTTGGAGGAGGCCATCAGCCTCCTGGCCTCGGCCCTGGATGACTATCGGGGACagttcccagagctgcagcccctggaACGGGAGCTCAAACACCTGGAGGAGATCCTGCTGGTGAGGGGGCCGAGAGGGAGTCCACAGCAGAGACCAGTGACAAGAGAGATGGATCTGCCGAGGGCACAAGGGTGGTGGGGCCATCCCTGATGGCACTGCCTGGATATGAGGGGGGTGGGGTCAACCCTGGTGGCAGTGACTAGTGACAAGACTGGTGTGGCCACCCCACCAGGGTGGTGGGGCCATCCCCGATGGTACTGCCCACAGGGCAAGGGTGGTGTGGCCATCTGTGATAGCAGTGACCAGGGatgggggtggtggggtcatCCCTGATGGCAGTGACCAGTGACAAAAGTGGTGGGACCATCCCCTGTGGCAGTGATGAGGGTGCTGGGGCCATCCCTGATGGCACTGCTCAAGGGACAAGGTTGGTGGGACCATCCCTGATGGCAGTGACCAAGGATGAGGGTGCTGGGGACATCTTGATGGTACCGCCCAGAATACAAGGGTGGTGGGCCCATCCCTGTTGGCACCATTCAGTGACAACAGTGTTGGGGCCATCCCTGATGACATTGCTCAGGGATGAAGGTAGTGAGGCCCCTTTGAGTGGCTTGCCAAGACCTGACcattccttcctctgcagcGCAAGCAGGGTGTGTTCCTCAGCCGGGCCTCCAGCATCAGCCTCACGGTGGAGCATGCTCTGGAGAGCTTCAGCTTCCTCAACACCTCCGACATGGAGGACTCGGAGGGCTCTGAGGAAGAGGCTCTCCAGGATGAGAGGTGTGCGGAGCGGGGTCTCATGGAACAGGCACTGGGCAGCTGGGATGAGGGCGCTGAGCtctggaggggaaggaagggccGGATTCAGGTTCCCTGTGCTGATCCGGCTCGGTCTCTCGTTGGTTTGCAGGAGGGCCAGCAGAGCGCGGCGTGgaagcagagctcccagcactggTGAGGTGGGAGCAGATGACACTGGAACGTGCAGCGGCTCCGAGGGCAGCGCTGACCCCATGAGCACGGGCAATGAGTTCCTGGATAAGGCCCTGGTGCTTCACCTCCACAACTGCAACCACCTGCTGCTGGTGAGAGTGGGGACTGGGACATGATGGTGGGACACGTCGTGGGTTGGCCATGGCTCCTCTCAGGGAGTGAGACATAGTGGTGGGACGCATCTTGGGGTTGGCCATGGCTCCTCTCAGGGAGTGAGGCACAGTGGTGGGACACATCTTGGGGTTGGCCATGGCTCCCCACAGTTTCTGGCCCCCATAAACCCCTCTGAGATGccttgctgtggctgtgctggggtcTGGGCGCTGCGCTGTCCCTAAGGTCCCCGGCATACCCGTGCCTTACAGAGCCTGGGCACCTTTGGGCCACTGCGGTGCCGGGAGATGTTCGCCCTGGACAGGCTGCTGCGGGAGGCGCAGGTGCTGGAGATCGTGTGCCAACTGATGGAGGAGCGGTCGGaagcagcaggctctgctgccGGAGGTAAGGGCGGCGAGAGGCTGCGCAGGAGGGATGTgccagctggaggaggaggctTGACACCGCCTGTCCCCACAGTGGTGCAGTTCTCAACGCGGAAAGAAGGGGTGCTGCCCCTTTGGGACCGCTGCGTGGAGCTGCCCAACGTCTACACCTGCCCCGTGGAGCGGttcctgcaggtgctcagtGCCCAGTACGCAGCGCCCATCAGCGAGCGGCACCCGGGACTGGCTGATGCGGGTGAGCCTGTGGGTGTGCAGGAAGGGAATCTCCGACCCTGCGAGGTGCTGCACGCCCTGACCCCATTATTTTCCTGCAGTATGTGTGAAGCTGGTGGAAGAAGTGCTGAACCGGAGGCTGCCACGGCGGCCCGGCGGCACCCAGGGCGAGCAGGTCACCATCTTCCAGTACTGGAGCCACTTTGAGTCCCTCGGAGCCCTGGTGCTCGACACCTATGTGATGGAGCTGGCGGAGGAAGGTGGGTGCCCTTCTGCCGTGCCTCGAGGCgcccagccctgagctggaGGCTGTAGGGTGTGCAGCATCGTGGGGCATCACCCAAAGGCTCACCCACCCTGACCCACTGCTGGTGCTCAGCCCCTTCCTACACTCCCATCCTGGGCACCCTTTGGACCTCGCTTTCGGCAGGTCTCCAGCTCAGGTGCCCCAGCAGCGGGGCTGTTCCCCCAGCACCCCGTGTGGGATCCCCCTGCCCGACGTGGGCGCaggcccagctccctgcaatgCTCAGCTCACCGGGCTGTCCCCGCAGTGCTGCTGGCGCAGAACCTCAACTCGGACGACCAGGACGTGGTGCTGCGGGCACTGAAGCGTGTGCCCGAGGGCCGCCTGAAGAAGGAAGGGCTGAAGGCGCTCAGCTTGCTGCTCGTAGAAGGCAACAGCAAGGTGGTGAGCGCCGTGTCGGCACAGCTCCGCAGCCTGGCAGAAAACCCTCGCTTCCGCCAACGGGTAAAGCCAtgggcaggaggggaggaggtgggcTCTGGGTCACTGCTTGGAGTGGTGGCACTCAGCCCTCGCTCTGCCCCAGGCCCTCGTGTGCTTCCTGGGCCAGCTGGAGGATGAGGAGGTGCAGACGCGCGTGGCCGGGTGCGCGGCGCTGGGCTGCCTCAAGGTGAGATGGGTGCACGAAGGAGCCCACGGGGCATTTGCTTCCAGGCTGAGCTGCCTGTGGGGTGGATGGAGAGGAATCgatgctgcctgctgctgtgtctgtgcagcCTCCAGCTCCCCAAATGTGCTGGGGCGGAgtaggaagggaaaggggacaCAGGCAAGGGACTtttggggttggaactggatgatcttgaagatcccttccaacccaagccattctgtgcttctatgattctatgactcttcTGCCCAGGGCTGGTCTGAAGGAGGTTGAGCTCCAGTGGGGCCTTGGGGGTCTGCCCTGCCTGCTACCTACCACAGGGCTGCGGGAACCTTGCTGCCTTACCCTGCGGGCCGCGTCCACGTGGCTGGCACCGACCACACTCAgccctctcccctctcctgcAGGCCAAGGAGAGCATCGAGCAGCTGATTTACCTGTGCCAAACCGACAAGGAGCCTGTGCGGGAGGCAGCCAAGCAGAGCCTGATGCTGTGCGGTGAGTGTCCTGCATCCCCCCTGCCCACGGCTCCTGCAGGGGCGTCACCCCACATCACACTGCCCAAGGGAGAAAGGGACCGGGGCTGGCCCCTGCCTGCCCCATGCTCCAGCTCGTGGTGGCCAAACTCTGCGGGGTGAGAGCGCTGGTGGGC from Numida meleagris isolate 19003 breed g44 Domestic line chromosome 10, NumMel1.0, whole genome shotgun sequence encodes the following:
- the RIPOR1 gene encoding protein FAM65A isoform X6, translated to MFSMSHKSPPPKVPQPSRLDEVYEALKKGLTAYLEVHQLELEKLSTQIRESKRNSRLGFLYDLDKQVKSIERFLRRLEFHASKIDELYEAYCIQRRLRDGAHNMVKAYSTGSPGSREARESLAEASKGYKEYTENMCLLESELESQLGEFHVRMKGLAGFARLCAGDQYEIFMKYGRQRWKLRGRIEVNSKQVWDSEEMVFLPLITEFLSIKVTELKSLANHVVVGNVSCETKDLFAALPQVVAVDINDLGTLKLSLEVTWNPFDKDDQPSAASTVNKASTVNKRFSTYNQSPPDTPSLREQAFYNMLRRQEELENGTAWSISSESSDDSSSPQLSSSTRHAAHKPIVQPEVQASAPAIEISFSQQQEETGAGGGIPSGTDLPGPPEEQNSCKKDAVANGHVPYTRTLSHISEASVDVSMEAKAMESPWEPSPSLEEHDAGKMDDDSLPGASNSVPAAWAGQDSGPEAKPRAMVAWAETCEVEAEPAASPAPAQDVCGSEAPTPDVLLAPAPTQEGPAPAPHLATSPPVAPRVKAVDSGLEEAISLLASALDDYRGQFPELQPLERELKHLEEILLRKQGVFLSRASSISLTVEHALESFSFLNTSDMEDSEGSEEEALQDERRASRARRGSRAPSTGEVGADDTGTCSGSEGSADPMSTGNEFLDKALVLHLHNCNHLLLSLGTFGPLRCREMFALDRLLREAQVLEIVCQLMEERSEAAGSAAGVVQFSTRKEGVLPLWDRCVELPNVYTCPVERFLQVLSAQYAAPISERHPGLADAVCVKLVEEVLNRRLPRRPGGTQGEQVTIFQYWSHFESLGALVLDTYVMELAEEVLLAQNLNSDDQDVVLRALKRVPEGRLKKEGLKALSLLLVEGNSKVVSAVSAQLRSLAENPRFRQRALVCFLGQLEDEEVQTRVAGCAALGCLKAKESIEQLIYLCQTDKEPVREAAKQSLMLCGEDGKSAHRRLEETLDSLPRIFAPASMASTAF
- the RIPOR1 gene encoding protein FAM65A isoform X1, with the protein product MGEEQRRCAQPGPLPLHASPGTWRPSRSHSTMSLSSRPQRRVLVAKINRSQSFAGVNSTAERPFSRNLSPFTPTVSRKTGSRVSRMFSMSHKSPPPKVPQPSRLDEVYEALKKGLTAYLEVHQLELEKLSTQIRESKRNSRLGFLYDLDKQVKSIERFLRRLEFHASKIDELYEAYCIQRRLRDGAHNMVKAYSTGSPGSREARESLAEASKGYKEYTENMCLLESELESQLGEFHVRMKGLAGFARLCAGDQYEIFMKYGRQRWKLRGRIEVNSKQVWDSEEMVFLPLITEFLSIKVTELKSLANHVVVGNVSCETKDLFAALPQVVAVDINDLGTLKLSLEVTWNPFDKDDQPSAASTVNKASTVNKRFSTYNQSPPDTPSLREQAFYNMLRRQEELENGTAWSISSESSDDSSSPQLSSSTRHAAHKPIVQPEVQASAPAIEISFSQQQEETGAGGGIPSGTDLPGPPEEQNSCKKDAVANGHVPYTRTLSHISEASVDVSMEAKAMESPWEPSPSLEEHDAGKMDDDSLPGASNSVPAAWAGQDSGPEAKPRAMVAWAETCEVEAEPAASPAPAQDVCGSEAPTPDVLLAPAPTQEGPAPAPHLATSPPVAPRVKAVDSGLEEAISLLASALDDYRGQFPELQPLERELKHLEEILLRKQGVFLSRASSISLTVEHALESFSFLNTSDMEDSEGSEEEALQDERRASRARRGSRAPSTGEVGADDTGTCSGSEGSADPMSTGNEFLDKALVLHLHNCNHLLLSLGTFGPLRCREMFALDRLLREAQVLEIVCQLMEERSEAAGSAAGVVQFSTRKEGVLPLWDRCVELPNVYTCPVERFLQVLSAQYAAPISERHPGLADAVCVKLVEEVLNRRLPRRPGGTQGEQVTIFQYWSHFESLGALVLDTYVMELAEEVLLAQNLNSDDQDVVLRALKRVPEGRLKKEGLKALSLLLVEGNSKVVSAVSAQLRSLAENPRFRQRALVCFLGQLEDEEVQTRVAGCAALGCLKAKESIEQLIYLCQTDKEPVREAAKQSLMLCGEDGKSAHRRLEETLDSLPRIFAPASMASTAF
- the RIPOR1 gene encoding protein FAM65A isoform X5; the protein is MSLSSRPQRRVLVAKINRSQSFAGVNSTAERPFSRNLSPFTPTVSRKTGSRVSRMFSMSHKSPPPKVPQPSRLDEVYEALKKGLTAYLEVHQLELEKLSTQIRESKRNSRLGFLYDLDKQVKSIERFLRRLEFHASKIDELYEAYCIQRRLRDGAHNMVKAYSTGSPGSREARESLAEASKGYKEYTENMCLLESELESQLGEFHVRMKGLAGFARLCAGDQYEIFMKYGRQRWKLRGRIEVNSKQVWDSEEMVFLPLITEFLSIKVTELKSLANHVVVGNVSCETKDLFAALPQVVAVDINDLGTLKLSLEVTWNPFDKDDQPSAASTVNKASTVNKRFSTYNQSPPDTPSLREQAFYNMLRRQEELENGTAWSISSESSDDSSSPQLSSSTRHAAHKPIVQPEVQASAPAIEISFSQQQEETGAGGGIPSGTDLPGPPEEQNSCKKDAVANGHVPYTRTLSHISEASVDVSMEAKAMESPWEPSPSLEEHDAGKMDDDSLPGASNSVPAAWAGQDSGPEAKPRAMVAWAETCEVEAEPAASPAPAQDVCGSEAPTPDVLLAPAPTQEGPAPAPHLATSPPVAPRVKAVDSGLEEAISLLASALDDYRGQFPELQPLERELKHLEEILLRKQGVFLSRASSISLTVEHALESFSFLNTSDMEDSEGSEEEALQDERRASRARRGSRAPSTGEVGADDTGTCSGSEGSADPMSTGNEFLDKALVLHLHNCNHLLLSLGTFGPLRCREMFALDRLLREAQVLEIVCQLMEERSEAAGSAAGVVQFSTRKEGVLPLWDRCVELPNVYTCPVERFLQVLSAQYAAPISERHPGLADAVCVKLVEEVLNRRLPRRPGGTQGEQVTIFQYWSHFESLGALVLDTYVMELAEEVLLAQNLNSDDQDVVLRALKRVPEGRLKKEGLKALSLLLVEGNSKVVSAVSAQLRSLAENPRFRQRALVCFLGQLEDEEVQTRVAGCAALGCLKAKESIEQLIYLCQTDKEPVREAAKQSLMLCGEDGKSAHRRLEETLDSLPRIFAPASMASTAF
- the RIPOR1 gene encoding protein FAM65A isoform X2 — encoded protein: MGEEQRRCAQPGPLPLHASPGTWRPSRSHSTMSLSSRPQRRVLVAKINRSQSFAGVNSTAERPFRNLSPFTPTVSRKTGSRVSRMFSMSHKSPPPKVPQPSRLDEVYEALKKGLTAYLEVHQLELEKLSTQIRESKRNSRLGFLYDLDKQVKSIERFLRRLEFHASKIDELYEAYCIQRRLRDGAHNMVKAYSTGSPGSREARESLAEASKGYKEYTENMCLLESELESQLGEFHVRMKGLAGFARLCAGDQYEIFMKYGRQRWKLRGRIEVNSKQVWDSEEMVFLPLITEFLSIKVTELKSLANHVVVGNVSCETKDLFAALPQVVAVDINDLGTLKLSLEVTWNPFDKDDQPSAASTVNKASTVNKRFSTYNQSPPDTPSLREQAFYNMLRRQEELENGTAWSISSESSDDSSSPQLSSSTRHAAHKPIVQPEVQASAPAIEISFSQQQEETGAGGGIPSGTDLPGPPEEQNSCKKDAVANGHVPYTRTLSHISEASVDVSMEAKAMESPWEPSPSLEEHDAGKMDDDSLPGASNSVPAAWAGQDSGPEAKPRAMVAWAETCEVEAEPAASPAPAQDVCGSEAPTPDVLLAPAPTQEGPAPAPHLATSPPVAPRVKAVDSGLEEAISLLASALDDYRGQFPELQPLERELKHLEEILLRKQGVFLSRASSISLTVEHALESFSFLNTSDMEDSEGSEEEALQDERRASRARRGSRAPSTGEVGADDTGTCSGSEGSADPMSTGNEFLDKALVLHLHNCNHLLLSLGTFGPLRCREMFALDRLLREAQVLEIVCQLMEERSEAAGSAAGVVQFSTRKEGVLPLWDRCVELPNVYTCPVERFLQVLSAQYAAPISERHPGLADAVCVKLVEEVLNRRLPRRPGGTQGEQVTIFQYWSHFESLGALVLDTYVMELAEEVLLAQNLNSDDQDVVLRALKRVPEGRLKKEGLKALSLLLVEGNSKVVSAVSAQLRSLAENPRFRQRALVCFLGQLEDEEVQTRVAGCAALGCLKAKESIEQLIYLCQTDKEPVREAAKQSLMLCGEDGKSAHRRLEETLDSLPRIFAPASMASTAF
- the RIPOR1 gene encoding protein FAM65A isoform X4, translated to MNGKQRGRPSRSHSTMSLSSRPQRRVLVAKINRSQSFAGVNSTAERPFSRNLSPFTPTVSRKTGSRVSRMFSMSHKSPPPKVPQPSRLDEVYEALKKGLTAYLEVHQLELEKLSTQIRESKRNSRLGFLYDLDKQVKSIERFLRRLEFHASKIDELYEAYCIQRRLRDGAHNMVKAYSTGSPGSREARESLAEASKGYKEYTENMCLLESELESQLGEFHVRMKGLAGFARLCAGDQYEIFMKYGRQRWKLRGRIEVNSKQVWDSEEMVFLPLITEFLSIKVTELKSLANHVVVGNVSCETKDLFAALPQVVAVDINDLGTLKLSLEVTWNPFDKDDQPSAASTVNKASTVNKRFSTYNQSPPDTPSLREQAFYNMLRRQEELENGTAWSISSESSDDSSSPQLSSSTRHAAHKPIVQPEVQASAPAIEISFSQQQEETGAGGGIPSGTDLPGPPEEQNSCKKDAVANGHVPYTRTLSHISEASVDVSMEAKAMESPWEPSPSLEEHDAGKMDDDSLPGASNSVPAAWAGQDSGPEAKPRAMVAWAETCEVEAEPAASPAPAQDVCGSEAPTPDVLLAPAPTQEGPAPAPHLATSPPVAPRVKAVDSGLEEAISLLASALDDYRGQFPELQPLERELKHLEEILLRKQGVFLSRASSISLTVEHALESFSFLNTSDMEDSEGSEEEALQDERRASRARRGSRAPSTGEVGADDTGTCSGSEGSADPMSTGNEFLDKALVLHLHNCNHLLLSLGTFGPLRCREMFALDRLLREAQVLEIVCQLMEERSEAAGSAAGVVQFSTRKEGVLPLWDRCVELPNVYTCPVERFLQVLSAQYAAPISERHPGLADAVCVKLVEEVLNRRLPRRPGGTQGEQVTIFQYWSHFESLGALVLDTYVMELAEEVLLAQNLNSDDQDVVLRALKRVPEGRLKKEGLKALSLLLVEGNSKVVSAVSAQLRSLAENPRFRQRALVCFLGQLEDEEVQTRVAGCAALGCLKAKESIEQLIYLCQTDKEPVREAAKQSLMLCGEDGKSAHRRLEETLDSLPRIFAPASMASTAF
- the RIPOR1 gene encoding protein FAM65A isoform X3 codes for the protein MATSWRNRGRPSRSHSTMSLSSRPQRRVLVAKINRSQSFAGVNSTAERPFSRNLSPFTPTVSRKTGSRVSRMFSMSHKSPPPKVPQPSRLDEVYEALKKGLTAYLEVHQLELEKLSTQIRESKRNSRLGFLYDLDKQVKSIERFLRRLEFHASKIDELYEAYCIQRRLRDGAHNMVKAYSTGSPGSREARESLAEASKGYKEYTENMCLLESELESQLGEFHVRMKGLAGFARLCAGDQYEIFMKYGRQRWKLRGRIEVNSKQVWDSEEMVFLPLITEFLSIKVTELKSLANHVVVGNVSCETKDLFAALPQVVAVDINDLGTLKLSLEVTWNPFDKDDQPSAASTVNKASTVNKRFSTYNQSPPDTPSLREQAFYNMLRRQEELENGTAWSISSESSDDSSSPQLSSSTRHAAHKPIVQPEVQASAPAIEISFSQQQEETGAGGGIPSGTDLPGPPEEQNSCKKDAVANGHVPYTRTLSHISEASVDVSMEAKAMESPWEPSPSLEEHDAGKMDDDSLPGASNSVPAAWAGQDSGPEAKPRAMVAWAETCEVEAEPAASPAPAQDVCGSEAPTPDVLLAPAPTQEGPAPAPHLATSPPVAPRVKAVDSGLEEAISLLASALDDYRGQFPELQPLERELKHLEEILLRKQGVFLSRASSISLTVEHALESFSFLNTSDMEDSEGSEEEALQDERRASRARRGSRAPSTGEVGADDTGTCSGSEGSADPMSTGNEFLDKALVLHLHNCNHLLLSLGTFGPLRCREMFALDRLLREAQVLEIVCQLMEERSEAAGSAAGVVQFSTRKEGVLPLWDRCVELPNVYTCPVERFLQVLSAQYAAPISERHPGLADAVCVKLVEEVLNRRLPRRPGGTQGEQVTIFQYWSHFESLGALVLDTYVMELAEEVLLAQNLNSDDQDVVLRALKRVPEGRLKKEGLKALSLLLVEGNSKVVSAVSAQLRSLAENPRFRQRALVCFLGQLEDEEVQTRVAGCAALGCLKAKESIEQLIYLCQTDKEPVREAAKQSLMLCGEDGKSAHRRLEETLDSLPRIFAPASMASTAF